From Afipia carboxidovorans OM5, one genomic window encodes:
- a CDS encoding DUF938 domain-containing protein yields the protein MTDARLYYPATQRNRDVILGVLRGVLPASGLVLEIASGSGEHVVHFAAALPQLTFQPSDPEDAARRSVAAWTERLGLSNVLPPLAFHVQDKWPIDAADAVVCINMIHIAPWEATPALLQGAARILSPGAPLYLYGPYRQKGVVTAASNEAFDADLKSRNPAWGLRKLEDVADLARTAGFSAPEVTLMPANNLSVVFRRV from the coding sequence ATGACCGACGCCCGCCTCTACTACCCGGCCACGCAACGCAACCGTGACGTCATTCTCGGCGTGCTGCGCGGCGTCCTGCCGGCCTCGGGGCTGGTTCTGGAAATCGCAAGCGGCTCGGGCGAGCATGTCGTGCATTTCGCTGCCGCGCTGCCGCAGCTCACCTTCCAGCCGTCCGACCCGGAGGACGCTGCACGGCGCAGCGTCGCCGCCTGGACGGAGCGGTTGGGGCTTTCCAACGTGCTGCCGCCGCTCGCATTCCACGTGCAGGACAAATGGCCGATCGATGCCGCCGACGCAGTAGTGTGCATCAACATGATTCACATCGCGCCGTGGGAGGCGACGCCTGCGCTCTTACAGGGCGCGGCGCGAATCCTATCGCCCGGCGCACCGCTCTATCTCTACGGCCCCTATCGGCAGAAGGGCGTCGTCACCGCCGCGAGCAACGAGGCGTTCGATGCCGACCTCAAATCGCGCAACCCGGCATGGGGACTTCGCAAGCTGGAAGACGTCGCGGACCTCGCGCGCACCGCAGGCTTTTCCGCACCCGAAGTGACGCTGATGCCGGCGAACAATCTCAGTGTGGTGTTTCGGCGAGTGTGA